One region of Anaeromyxobacter paludicola genomic DNA includes:
- a CDS encoding 4-hydroxybenzoate octaprenyltransferase, whose translation MTQLAALSRMVKLEHSLFALPFAAAAVVLVARDARLDPVRLALVALAVVAARTAAMAMNRISDRRFDARNPRTSRRELVTGEVSVTGAWALLAGSSALFVAAAALIAPLCGALALPVLAILLGYSYAKRFTWAVHLWLGVAQALAPIGVAIALTGRATLPAVVLGVGVGAWIAGFDVFYSLQDMEFDRGEGLQSIPARFGVRGALAWARGLHLLAALCIAGAGPLAGRGPGWLAGAAILAGVLVAEHRHVAPGGALRPERIGVAFFNYNAFASVAFAAAALADLALRA comes from the coding sequence ATGACCCAGCTCGCCGCCCTCTCCCGCATGGTGAAGCTCGAGCACTCGCTCTTCGCCCTGCCCTTCGCCGCGGCGGCGGTGGTGCTGGTGGCGCGCGACGCCCGGCTCGACCCGGTGCGCCTCGCGCTGGTGGCGCTCGCCGTGGTCGCCGCCCGCACCGCGGCCATGGCGATGAACCGGATCTCCGACCGGCGCTTCGACGCGCGCAACCCGCGCACCAGCCGGCGCGAGCTCGTGACCGGCGAGGTGAGCGTGACCGGCGCCTGGGCGCTCCTCGCCGGCTCCTCGGCCCTGTTCGTGGCCGCCGCCGCGCTCATCGCCCCGCTCTGCGGCGCGCTGGCGCTGCCGGTGCTCGCGATCCTCCTCGGCTACTCCTACGCCAAGCGGTTCACCTGGGCGGTGCACCTCTGGCTCGGGGTGGCGCAGGCGCTCGCGCCGATCGGCGTCGCCATCGCGCTCACCGGCCGCGCCACGCTGCCGGCGGTGGTGCTCGGCGTCGGCGTGGGAGCCTGGATCGCCGGCTTCGACGTCTTCTACTCGCTGCAGGACATGGAGTTCGACCGCGGCGAGGGGCTCCAGTCGATCCCGGCCCGGTTCGGCGTCAGGGGCGCGCTCGCCTGGGCGCGCGGCCTGCACCTCCTCGCGGCCCTCTGCATCGCCGGGGCGGGGCCGCTCGCCGGCCGGGGCCCGGGCTGGCTCGCCGGCGCCGCCATCCTCGCCGGCGTGCTCGTGGCCGAGCACCGGCACGTCGCCCCCGGCGGCGCGCTCCGGCCGGAGCGGATCGGCGTCGCCTTCTT
- a CDS encoding amidohydrolase family protein yields MLAVGPAAEVEARFGPGERLDAVLLPALVNAHTHLELSHLHGRVPGGDGLPSWIQLLVAARAAEPESDIAVEDGVAALTRFGVAAVGDVSNGLGSIPWLSRAGVAGTVYQEVFGFTGPRIERALAQARLLAERAPPLGPGLRRVLTPHAVYSTHLPRLVELLAAGPASLHLAEDPAERRFCSEATGPFAGLHRSLGVTDLPRLGRSPVEVVARHLRPGTLVVHVVDLDDEDRALLARSGATAVLCPRSNLHIGGRLADLPKLLEAGVPLAVGTDSLASAPSLSPLAELATLSRAWPEVSPLALLQLAWNGAAVGAPAVGRLEPGRAPGVLAAPIEREELGDAPFDPCRWLLDVFGREELPFTWLARHRPEPSA; encoded by the coding sequence TTGCTCGCGGTCGGCCCCGCCGCCGAGGTGGAGGCCCGCTTCGGCCCGGGCGAGCGGCTCGACGCGGTGCTCCTCCCCGCGCTCGTGAACGCCCACACCCACCTCGAGCTCTCGCACCTGCACGGCCGCGTGCCGGGGGGCGACGGGCTCCCCTCCTGGATCCAGCTCCTCGTGGCCGCGCGCGCCGCCGAGCCGGAGTCGGACATCGCCGTCGAGGACGGCGTCGCGGCGCTGACGCGCTTCGGCGTGGCCGCGGTGGGCGACGTCTCGAACGGCCTCGGCTCGATCCCCTGGCTCTCGCGGGCCGGCGTCGCCGGGACCGTCTACCAGGAGGTCTTCGGCTTCACCGGCCCGCGCATCGAGCGGGCGCTGGCCCAGGCCCGGCTCCTCGCCGAGCGCGCCCCGCCGCTCGGCCCCGGGCTGCGCCGCGTCCTCACCCCGCACGCGGTCTACTCCACGCACCTGCCGAGGCTGGTGGAGCTGCTCGCCGCCGGCCCCGCCTCGCTCCACCTCGCCGAGGACCCGGCGGAGCGGCGCTTCTGCAGCGAAGCCACCGGCCCGTTCGCGGGCCTGCACCGCTCGCTCGGCGTCACCGACCTGCCCCGGCTCGGCCGCAGCCCGGTCGAGGTGGTGGCGCGCCACCTCCGCCCCGGGACGCTGGTGGTGCACGTGGTGGACCTCGACGACGAGGACCGCGCCCTCCTCGCCCGCTCCGGCGCGACCGCGGTGCTCTGTCCCCGCTCCAACCTCCACATCGGCGGCCGGCTGGCCGACCTCCCGAAGCTCCTCGAGGCCGGCGTCCCGCTCGCCGTCGGCACCGACTCGCTCGCGAGCGCCCCGTCGCTCTCGCCGCTCGCCGAGCTCGCCACCCTCTCGCGCGCCTGGCCGGAGGTGTCGCCGCTCGCGCTCCTGCAGCTCGCCTGGAACGGCGCCGCCGTCGGCGCCCCCGCGGTCGGCCGGCTCGAGCCGGGCCGCGCCCCGGGCGTCCTCGCCGCCCCCATCGAGCGGGAGGAGCTCGGCGACGCGCCGTTCGACCCCTGCCGCTGGCTCCTCGACGTCTTCGGGCGCGAGGAGCTCCCCTTCACCTGGCTCGCCCGCCACCGCCCGGAGCCCTCCGCATGA
- the mqnC gene encoding cyclic dehypoxanthinyl futalosine synthase: MPKIRAAAVSFLNARPLTVGLEGSERIDLTLCEPSAGAAMLERGEVDLALLPVGALAGKDYEVVPGIGIGADGPVQTVLLAGDQSPVVWDEVFLDTASRTSVVLSKVVLAELGRSPKFTPSPAVEGIAAAKGTKGALVIGDRAFDVHKPHVLDLAREWNRISGLPMVFAVWAARPGVLAPEDVAELARAAHHGLGVRTELARQFAKERGGDPEKYRRYLTQKLRYGLGPYEISGMEAFLARAAKLGFLPEHTLRFADDQVKARRTRRVVSLDTALQKGADGERLDADEAELVDEKAPLLELGLAADARRRALHPEGLVTYIVSRNVNYTNVCTTACHFCAFYRPRGHAQSYVLSREELAEKIEGTIAVGGIEILLQGGLHPDLAIEWYEDLFRWAKAHYPSINLHALSPEELWHIARTSQISLEETIDRLVAAGLDSIPGGGAEVLDDEVRRRIAPLKCSTDEWLTVMKVAHQKGLRSTATLMFGVGEDARHRTNHLLRLRELQDETRGFTAFACWTFQPENTRLTPGDNSAHAYLRENAIARLVLDNVPNLQCSWVTMGGGVAQAALHMGANDFGQVMIEENVVSAAGTTFKMDSEEVERHIRDAGFRPARRNMRYQLVGAAG, from the coding sequence ATGCCGAAGATCCGCGCCGCCGCCGTCTCCTTCCTCAACGCCCGCCCGCTCACCGTGGGGCTCGAGGGGTCGGAGCGCATCGACCTCACGCTCTGCGAGCCCTCCGCCGGCGCCGCCATGCTCGAGCGCGGCGAGGTGGACCTCGCCCTGCTGCCGGTGGGCGCCCTCGCCGGCAAGGACTACGAGGTGGTGCCCGGGATCGGCATCGGCGCCGACGGGCCGGTGCAGACGGTGCTCCTCGCCGGAGACCAGTCGCCGGTGGTCTGGGACGAGGTCTTCCTCGACACCGCCAGCCGCACCTCGGTCGTCCTCTCGAAGGTGGTGCTGGCCGAGCTGGGGCGGAGCCCGAAGTTCACCCCATCGCCGGCGGTGGAGGGGATCGCCGCCGCGAAGGGCACCAAGGGCGCGCTCGTCATCGGCGACCGGGCCTTCGACGTCCACAAGCCGCACGTGCTCGACCTGGCGCGCGAGTGGAACCGGATCTCCGGGCTCCCCATGGTCTTCGCGGTCTGGGCGGCGCGGCCGGGCGTGCTCGCGCCCGAGGACGTCGCCGAGCTGGCGCGCGCGGCGCACCACGGCCTCGGCGTCCGCACCGAGCTCGCCCGGCAGTTCGCGAAGGAGCGCGGCGGCGACCCGGAGAAGTACCGGCGCTACCTCACCCAGAAGCTGCGCTACGGGCTCGGCCCGTACGAGATCTCGGGCATGGAGGCCTTCCTCGCGCGCGCCGCGAAGCTCGGGTTCCTGCCGGAGCACACGCTCCGCTTCGCCGACGACCAGGTGAAGGCGCGGCGGACGCGGCGCGTGGTCTCGCTCGACACCGCCCTGCAGAAGGGGGCCGACGGCGAGCGGCTCGACGCCGACGAGGCGGAGCTGGTGGACGAGAAGGCGCCGCTGCTCGAGCTCGGGCTCGCCGCCGACGCCCGCCGGCGCGCCCTCCACCCCGAGGGGCTCGTCACCTACATCGTCTCGCGCAACGTCAACTACACCAACGTCTGCACCACCGCCTGCCACTTCTGCGCCTTCTACCGGCCGCGCGGCCACGCGCAGTCCTACGTGCTCTCGCGCGAGGAGCTGGCCGAGAAGATCGAGGGGACCATCGCCGTGGGCGGGATCGAGATCCTGCTGCAGGGCGGGCTCCACCCCGACCTCGCCATCGAGTGGTACGAGGACCTGTTCCGCTGGGCCAAGGCCCACTACCCCTCGATCAACCTGCACGCGCTCTCGCCCGAGGAGCTCTGGCACATCGCCCGCACCAGCCAGATCTCGCTCGAGGAGACCATCGACCGGCTGGTGGCGGCCGGGCTCGACTCGATCCCCGGCGGCGGCGCCGAGGTGCTCGACGACGAGGTGCGCCGGCGCATCGCCCCGCTCAAGTGCTCCACCGACGAGTGGCTCACGGTGATGAAGGTGGCCCACCAGAAGGGGCTGCGCAGCACCGCCACCCTCATGTTCGGCGTGGGCGAGGACGCCCGCCACCGCACCAACCACCTGCTCCGCCTGCGCGAGCTGCAGGACGAGACCCGGGGCTTCACCGCCTTCGCCTGCTGGACCTTCCAGCCCGAGAACACCCGGCTCACGCCCGGCGACAACAGCGCCCACGCCTACCTGCGCGAGAACGCCATCGCGCGGCTCGTGCTCGACAACGTGCCGAACCTCCAGTGCTCGTGGGTCACCATGGGCGGCGGGGTGGCGCAGGCGGCGCTGCACATGGGCGCCAACGACTTCGGCCAGGTGATGATCGAGGAGAACGTGGTCTCGGCCGCCGGCACCACGTTCAAGATGGACTCGGAGGAGGTGGAGCGGCACATCCGCGACGCCGGCTTCCGGCCCGCGCGGCGGAACATGCGCTACCAGCTGGTCGGGGCCGCCGGGTGA
- the mqnE gene encoding aminofutalosine synthase MqnE has product MLSNLAHRALERAGLGPIRDKVLSKERLTEEDAVRLFEVKDLAAVGALANHVREERHGNLAFYNRNVHLNPTNVCVASCKFCSFARLDDQEASEGYTFQLDEAVEKVLSRKPLGVTEVHIVCGLHPTLPWEYYTELLRRIRAAWPEIALKAYTAVEIHFFAQKFGKSYAQVLTELKAAGLDTMPGGGAEIFAKRVRRKICDDKATAEEWLEVHRTAHRLGIKTNATMLYGTIETLAERVDHMARLRALQDETGGFQVFIPLAFHPEHNMIGKAFPKPTGYDGLRTYAVSRLFLDNFDHVKAYWVSLGERMAQTALSFGVDDVDGTVLEERIYHMAGSHVPQGQTESSFHRLIRLAGRVPAERDSLYHVLKVHEA; this is encoded by the coding sequence ATGCTCTCGAACCTCGCCCACCGCGCGCTGGAGCGGGCCGGCCTCGGCCCCATCCGCGACAAGGTGCTCTCGAAGGAGCGGCTCACCGAGGAGGACGCGGTGCGCCTCTTCGAGGTGAAGGACCTCGCCGCCGTGGGGGCGCTCGCGAACCACGTGCGCGAGGAGCGGCACGGGAACCTGGCCTTCTACAACCGCAACGTCCACCTCAACCCGACCAACGTCTGCGTGGCGAGCTGCAAGTTCTGCTCGTTCGCCCGGCTCGACGACCAGGAGGCCTCGGAGGGCTACACCTTCCAGCTCGACGAGGCGGTGGAGAAGGTGCTCTCGCGCAAGCCGCTCGGCGTCACCGAGGTGCACATCGTCTGCGGGCTCCACCCCACGCTGCCGTGGGAGTACTACACGGAGCTCCTGCGCCGGATCCGCGCCGCCTGGCCGGAGATCGCGCTCAAGGCGTACACCGCGGTCGAGATCCACTTCTTCGCGCAGAAGTTCGGCAAGAGCTACGCGCAGGTGCTGACCGAGCTGAAGGCCGCCGGGCTCGACACCATGCCGGGCGGCGGCGCCGAGATCTTCGCCAAGCGGGTGCGCCGGAAGATCTGCGACGACAAGGCCACCGCCGAGGAGTGGCTCGAGGTGCACCGCACCGCCCACCGGCTCGGCATCAAGACCAACGCCACCATGCTCTACGGCACCATCGAGACGCTGGCCGAGCGGGTGGATCACATGGCGCGGCTCCGGGCGCTGCAGGACGAGACCGGCGGGTTCCAGGTCTTCATCCCGCTCGCCTTCCACCCCGAGCACAACATGATCGGCAAGGCGTTCCCCAAGCCGACCGGCTACGACGGCCTGCGCACCTACGCGGTCTCGCGCCTGTTCCTCGACAACTTCGACCACGTGAAGGCGTACTGGGTCTCGCTCGGCGAGCGGATGGCCCAGACCGCGCTCTCCTTCGGCGTGGACGACGTGGACGGCACCGTGCTCGAGGAGCGCATCTACCACATGGCCGGCTCGCACGTGCCGCAGGGCCAGACCGAGTCGTCGTTCCACCGGCTCATCCGGCTCGCCGGCCGCGTCCCCGCCGAGCGCGACAGCCTGTACCACGTCCTCAAGGTCCACGAGGCTTAG
- a CDS encoding UbiX family flavin prenyltransferase: MKLVVGVSGASGAPYAKRLLDFLSSEGAAHGVEADLVFTATGKQVWMQEIGAEPRYPFPIWKNHDFTAPFASGSAPYDAMCVVPCSAGQLSRIAYGLSVDLVGRAADVMLKEKRRLVLCLRETPLSLVHARAITAAIEAGAVVMPASPSFYSQPRDTGELVDTVVSRLLDRLGLPNALMRRWEGLTPRRNVEPEDA; the protein is encoded by the coding sequence GTGAAGCTCGTGGTCGGCGTCTCCGGCGCGTCCGGCGCGCCATACGCGAAGCGGCTCCTCGACTTCCTGTCGAGCGAGGGCGCGGCGCACGGCGTGGAGGCCGACCTCGTCTTCACCGCCACCGGCAAGCAGGTCTGGATGCAGGAGATCGGCGCCGAGCCGCGCTACCCCTTCCCGATCTGGAAGAACCACGACTTCACCGCCCCGTTCGCCTCGGGCAGCGCGCCCTACGACGCCATGTGCGTGGTGCCGTGCTCGGCGGGGCAGCTCTCGCGCATCGCCTACGGGCTCTCGGTGGACCTCGTCGGCCGCGCCGCCGACGTGATGCTCAAGGAGAAGCGCCGCCTCGTGCTCTGCCTGCGCGAGACGCCGCTCTCGCTCGTGCACGCCCGCGCCATCACCGCGGCCATCGAGGCCGGGGCGGTGGTGATGCCGGCCTCGCCCAGCTTCTACTCGCAGCCCAGGGACACGGGGGAGCTCGTGGACACGGTGGTGTCCCGGCTCCTCGACCGGCTCGGCCTGCCCAACGCGCTGATGCGCCGCTGGGAGGGGCTCACGCCGCGCAGGAACGTGGAACCGGAGGACGCCTGA
- a CDS encoding ubiquinone/menaquinone biosynthesis methyltransferase — MSDAKRAASEVAPPLPGEAHRAPAVRAMFDRIAPTYDLLNRVLALRVDVAWRRRLIRTLALREGDHLLDLCAGTMDVAAEARRQAPLARVTGADFSLPMLSRGARKTGLPAAQADALALPFKAQSFDALTVAFGVRNLEDLPTGLSEMARVLRPGARLGVLEFFRPQSAGSRLVHNVYNRALLPVVGRAISKDPGAYRYLVESMERFVPREEFERLCREAGFRDVQGVTLFPGVCGLVTGVRA, encoded by the coding sequence GTGAGCGACGCCAAGCGCGCGGCGAGCGAGGTCGCCCCGCCCCTGCCCGGCGAGGCCCACCGCGCCCCGGCGGTGCGGGCCATGTTCGACCGGATCGCCCCCACCTACGACCTCCTCAACCGCGTGCTGGCCCTGCGGGTGGACGTCGCCTGGCGCAGGCGGCTCATCCGCACGCTCGCGCTTCGCGAGGGCGACCACCTCCTCGACCTCTGCGCCGGCACCATGGACGTCGCGGCCGAGGCGCGGCGGCAGGCCCCCCTCGCGCGCGTCACCGGCGCCGACTTCTCGCTCCCCATGCTCTCGCGCGGCGCGCGGAAGACCGGGCTCCCGGCCGCGCAGGCCGACGCCCTCGCCCTCCCCTTCAAGGCGCAAAGCTTCGACGCGCTCACGGTCGCCTTCGGCGTCCGCAACCTCGAGGACCTGCCGACGGGGCTCTCCGAGATGGCGCGCGTGCTGCGCCCCGGCGCCCGGCTCGGCGTGCTCGAGTTCTTCCGGCCCCAGTCGGCCGGCTCCCGCCTGGTCCACAACGTCTACAACCGGGCGCTCCTGCCGGTGGTGGGGCGCGCCATCTCGAAGGACCCGGGCGCCTACCGCTACCTCGTCGAGTCGATGGAGCGCTTCGTGCCCCGCGAGGAGTTCGAGCGGCTCTGCCGGGAGGCGGGCTTCCGCGACGTGCAGGGCGTCACCCTCTTCCCCGGCGTCTGCGGGCTCGTCACCGGGGTCCGCGCGTGA
- a CDS encoding menaquinone biosynthesis decarboxylase — translation MAYRSLSEFLARLEGAGELVRVKEPVDPVLEMAALADRAAKQGGPALLFEKPTRGALPVAMNLFGTRRRTSWAFSCDDFEERAEELRALLKTAPPQGLWEKLKLLPKLGRLATLTPKHHADGPCQEIVEREPDLGALPVLTTWPHDGGPFITLPQVVTRDPETGLRNVGMYRLQVLGPRRLAMHWQLHKTATAHYRAYKARGERMPVAIALGGDPTLTYAASAPLPPGVDEYLFAGFLRGEGVPLAKCVTVPLEVPAEADLVIEGFVDTSAPLVREGPFGDHTGYYSLADDYPALDVTCITRRRDAVYPATVVGPPPVEDVWLGKATERLFLPMLQMVFPEVVDMAFPPEGVFHNLCFISMRKEYPGHAKKLMHGMWGSGQMANTKTLVVFDDDVDVQDTPQAAWRAFANVDVKRDLVVVDGPVDALDHASPHFAFGSKIGIDATRKWVEEGGREWPEPCVHPPEVVARMDALYDRLVPGAAPLRRMKLAVPPAASWTPKKGSIL, via the coding sequence ATGGCCTACCGCTCGCTCTCCGAATTCCTCGCTCGGCTCGAAGGGGCGGGCGAGCTCGTCCGGGTCAAGGAGCCCGTCGATCCGGTGCTGGAGATGGCGGCGCTCGCCGACCGGGCCGCGAAGCAGGGCGGGCCGGCGCTGCTCTTCGAGAAGCCCACCCGCGGCGCGCTGCCGGTGGCCATGAACCTCTTCGGCACCCGGCGCCGCACCAGCTGGGCCTTCTCCTGCGACGACTTCGAGGAGCGCGCCGAGGAGCTGCGCGCGCTGCTCAAGACCGCGCCGCCCCAGGGGCTCTGGGAGAAGCTGAAGCTCCTGCCCAAGCTCGGGCGGCTCGCCACCCTCACCCCCAAGCACCACGCCGACGGCCCCTGCCAGGAGATCGTCGAGCGCGAACCGGACCTCGGCGCCCTCCCGGTCCTCACCACCTGGCCCCACGACGGCGGCCCGTTCATCACCCTCCCGCAGGTGGTGACGCGCGACCCCGAGACCGGCCTGCGCAACGTGGGCATGTACCGGCTCCAGGTCCTCGGGCCGCGGCGGCTCGCCATGCACTGGCAGCTCCACAAGACCGCCACCGCCCACTACCGGGCCTACAAGGCGCGCGGCGAGCGGATGCCGGTCGCCATCGCGCTCGGCGGCGACCCCACCCTCACCTACGCCGCCTCGGCGCCGCTGCCGCCGGGGGTGGACGAGTACCTCTTCGCCGGCTTCCTGCGCGGCGAGGGCGTGCCGCTGGCGAAGTGCGTCACCGTGCCGCTCGAGGTCCCGGCCGAGGCCGATCTCGTCATCGAGGGCTTCGTGGACACCTCGGCGCCGCTCGTTCGCGAGGGGCCCTTCGGCGATCACACCGGCTACTACTCGCTCGCCGACGACTACCCGGCGCTCGACGTCACCTGCATCACCCGCCGGCGCGACGCCGTCTACCCGGCCACGGTGGTGGGGCCGCCGCCGGTGGAGGACGTGTGGCTCGGCAAGGCGACCGAGCGGCTCTTCCTGCCGATGCTGCAGATGGTCTTCCCCGAGGTGGTGGACATGGCCTTCCCGCCGGAGGGCGTCTTCCACAACCTCTGCTTCATCTCGATGAGGAAGGAGTACCCCGGCCACGCCAAGAAGCTGATGCACGGGATGTGGGGCTCGGGGCAGATGGCCAACACCAAGACGCTGGTGGTCTTCGACGACGACGTGGACGTGCAGGACACGCCGCAGGCCGCCTGGCGCGCCTTCGCCAACGTGGACGTGAAGCGCGACCTCGTGGTGGTGGACGGGCCGGTCGACGCCCTCGACCATGCTTCTCCTCACTTCGCCTTCGGCTCCAAGATCGGCATCGACGCCACGCGCAAGTGGGTGGAGGAGGGCGGGCGCGAGTGGCCCGAGCCCTGCGTCCACCCGCCCGAGGTGGTGGCCCGCATGGACGCGCTCTACGACCGGCTCGTCCCGGGGGCGGCGCCGCTCCGCCGCATGAAGCTCGCCGTCCCGCCCGCCGCGTCCTGGACGCCCAAGAAGGGGAGCATCCTGTGA